Proteins encoded within one genomic window of Lysinibacillus louembei:
- a CDS encoding carbohydrate ABC transporter permease, with translation MLYLLPSILLFTVFLFYPMLKTIYLSFFLTDAQGNAELFVGLEHYSNLLQSESFRTSMKATFLFVLYTVPAGIVLALFLALLANQKLKGIGFFRTIFSSTMGMSVAASSVIWLFIYNPAVGIGNLIMKTLGFSEMQWLLNPDTALMAVAISTIWMNTGFSFMILLGGLHNIDTHLYESGKIAGVSDFYTLRKITLPLLSPTLLFIVTVSLINSFQTFGQIDILTKGGPMESTNVIVYSIYKDAFVNFNIGSASAQAVLLFAFILIVTILQFKWGEKRVHYQ, from the coding sequence ATGTTGTATCTTTTGCCATCTATTTTATTGTTTACTGTGTTTTTGTTTTACCCAATGCTAAAAACAATTTATTTAAGCTTCTTTTTAACAGACGCACAAGGCAATGCAGAGCTATTTGTTGGCTTGGAGCATTATAGCAATTTGCTGCAATCAGAGTCCTTTAGAACGAGCATGAAGGCAACCTTTTTATTCGTTTTATATACAGTACCAGCAGGTATAGTATTGGCGTTATTTCTGGCATTATTAGCGAATCAAAAATTAAAGGGAATCGGCTTTTTCCGCACAATTTTCTCATCAACAATGGGGATGAGTGTTGCTGCCTCCTCTGTGATATGGTTATTTATCTACAACCCAGCAGTAGGTATTGGAAATTTAATTATGAAAACGCTAGGCTTTTCAGAAATGCAATGGCTATTGAATCCTGATACGGCTTTAATGGCGGTAGCAATTTCAACAATTTGGATGAACACAGGCTTTAGCTTCATGATTTTACTTGGAGGCTTGCACAATATTGATACGCACTTATATGAAAGCGGGAAAATTGCAGGGGTTAGTGATTTTTACACATTGCGTAAAATTACGCTACCTTTATTATCACCAACGCTGCTATTTATCGTGACCGTTTCATTAATTAACTCGTTTCAAACATTTGGACAGATCGATATTTTAACAAAGGGTGGACCAATGGAATCTACAAATGTAATTGTTTACTCCATTTATAAGGATGCCTTTGTCAATTTCAATATCGGCTCAGCGAGTGCACAGGCGGTTTTATTATTTGCCTTTATCCTAATTGTCACAATCCTGCAATTTAAATGGGGAGAAAAGAGGGTGCATTATCAATGA
- a CDS encoding carbohydrate ABC transporter permease — protein MSIWKKIVLYVLLIASAFIMFFPVLYAFFISFMQGGEVLQGKIIPSSFEMTNYINAVQKVPLMRYLLNSLVVSTLIMLGQVLFCCLAAFAFTFIQFKGRNLLFMVFISTMMIPWEATMVPNFQTIRALGWTDTYLGLSVPFFAMAFGTFLLRQQFKTIPLEMYEATQVAGVSRWQFLVKVVLPVSKTSLVTLAIYCFLSAWNMYLWPLLVTNDEKMRTVQIGLKQMQTQEIATEWGVVMAGVVMVILPTLILLFLGQKRLQEGLMRGAVK, from the coding sequence ATGAGCATTTGGAAAAAGATTGTACTATATGTGCTGCTAATTGCTTCAGCATTCATTATGTTTTTCCCCGTTTTGTATGCCTTCTTTATTAGCTTTATGCAAGGGGGAGAGGTGCTGCAAGGGAAAATCATTCCGAGTAGCTTTGAAATGACCAACTATATCAATGCGGTGCAAAAAGTACCACTCATGCGCTATTTATTGAATAGCCTTGTTGTATCGACGCTAATTATGCTTGGACAAGTGCTGTTCTGTTGCCTAGCAGCTTTCGCCTTTACGTTTATTCAATTTAAAGGCAGAAATTTATTGTTTATGGTGTTCATTTCGACAATGATGATCCCTTGGGAGGCAACGATGGTTCCAAACTTCCAAACGATTCGTGCATTAGGCTGGACAGATACATATTTAGGCTTATCTGTACCATTTTTCGCAATGGCATTCGGCACATTTTTATTGCGTCAGCAGTTTAAAACGATTCCTTTAGAAATGTATGAGGCAACACAAGTAGCGGGTGTTAGTAGATGGCAATTTTTAGTGAAGGTTGTTTTACCTGTTTCTAAAACAAGCCTCGTAACATTAGCAATTTACTGCTTTTTATCTGCATGGAATATGTACTTATGGCCATTGCTTGTGACAAATGACGAAAAAATGCGCACAGTGCAAATTGGCTTAAAGCAAATGCAAACACAGGAAATAGCAACTGAATGGGGCGTCGTGATGGCAGGTGTTGTTATGGTTATTTTGCCAACATTGATTCTTCTATTTTTAGGACAAAAACGATTGCAGGAAGGCCTTATGCGAGGCGCTGTAAAATAA